The following coding sequences lie in one Mycobacterium sp. DL440 genomic window:
- a CDS encoding cyclopropane mycolic acid synthase family methyltransferase has protein sequence MPDQPEQLEPHFDDVQAHYDLSDDFFALFLDPTRTYSCAYFERDDMTLEQAQIAKIDLALGKLGLQPGMTLLDVGCGWGATAMRAIDRHDVNVVGLTLSRNQAAHVQRRFDESDSPRTKRVLLAGWEQFDEPVDRIVSIGAFEHFGHDRYDDFFRFAHNALPADGVMLLHTITGLLPQQIIDRGMPLSFAVARFIKFMVTEIFPGSRLPSIEMVEEHSAGAAFTLTRRQSLQPHYARTLDIWAANLEANRDLALDIQSQEVYDRYMHYLTGCADCFRTGYIDVNQFTLQK, from the coding sequence ATGCCAGATCAGCCTGAGCAACTCGAACCCCATTTCGACGACGTACAGGCCCATTACGACCTGTCCGACGATTTCTTCGCCCTGTTCCTGGATCCGACCAGGACCTACAGCTGCGCGTACTTCGAACGTGACGACATGACGTTGGAACAAGCTCAAATCGCCAAGATCGACCTGGCGTTGGGCAAGCTCGGCCTGCAACCCGGAATGACCCTGCTCGACGTCGGATGTGGTTGGGGTGCAACGGCTATGCGTGCGATCGACCGCCACGACGTCAACGTCGTCGGCCTCACGCTCAGCCGCAACCAGGCCGCTCACGTGCAGCGGCGGTTCGACGAATCCGACAGCCCACGTACCAAGCGGGTGTTACTGGCGGGCTGGGAACAGTTCGACGAACCGGTGGATCGCATCGTGTCGATCGGTGCATTCGAACATTTCGGACACGACCGTTATGACGACTTTTTCCGCTTCGCCCACAATGCCTTACCCGCCGACGGTGTGATGCTTCTGCACACCATCACCGGGCTGTTACCGCAGCAGATCATCGACCGCGGGATGCCGTTGTCGTTCGCGGTCGCCCGGTTCATCAAGTTCATGGTTACCGAGATCTTCCCCGGTTCGCGGTTGCCGTCGATCGAGATGGTCGAGGAGCACTCCGCGGGGGCCGCGTTCACGTTGACCCGGCGGCAGTCACTGCAGCCGCACTATGCGCGCACCCTCGACATCTGGGCAGCCAACCTGGAGGCCAATCGTGACCTGGCCCTCGACATCCAGTCTCAAGAGGTCTACGACCGGTACATGCATTATCTGACCGGATGCGCGGACTGCTTCCGGACCGGTTATATCGACGTCAATCAGTTCACGCTGCAGAAGTAG
- a CDS encoding alpha/beta fold hydrolase, with amino-acid sequence MSVRTGFAKSSAEPGDVDLYYEDMGDPNDPAVLLIMGLGAQMLLWRTGFCEKLVSQGLRVIRYDNRDVGLSTKLSGKRVDSPLALRMARSFVGLRSPSVYTLEDVADDAAALLDHLDIDNAHIVGGSMGGMIAQVFASRYAQRTRSLAVIFSSNNQPLLPPPGIKQLLSVITGPPANSSRDAVIDNAVRISRINGSPGYPTPETEIRAQAAELYDRAYYPAGIARHFDAILGSGSLRHHDKRIKVPTVVIHGRSDRLMRPFGGRAVARAIVGARLVLIDGMGHELPEPVWDEVVGELKTNFACTG; translated from the coding sequence ATGAGCGTGCGAACGGGATTCGCCAAGTCGTCCGCAGAACCCGGCGATGTCGACCTGTATTACGAGGACATGGGCGACCCGAATGATCCGGCCGTGCTGCTCATCATGGGCCTGGGCGCGCAGATGCTGTTGTGGCGCACCGGGTTCTGCGAAAAGCTGGTGAGCCAGGGTTTGCGCGTCATCCGGTACGACAACCGCGACGTGGGCCTGTCCACCAAGTTGTCGGGTAAGCGGGTGGACTCTCCCCTGGCGCTGCGGATGGCCCGGTCGTTTGTGGGCCTGCGCAGCCCGTCGGTCTACACACTCGAAGATGTCGCCGATGACGCTGCCGCCCTGCTGGATCACCTCGACATCGACAACGCCCACATCGTCGGCGGCTCGATGGGCGGGATGATCGCCCAGGTGTTCGCGTCCCGGTACGCGCAGCGCACCAGGTCGCTGGCGGTCATCTTCTCCAGCAACAACCAGCCCCTGTTGCCGCCGCCGGGCATCAAGCAGCTGCTGTCGGTGATCACCGGCCCGCCCGCCAACTCGTCGCGAGATGCCGTCATCGACAACGCAGTTCGGATCAGCCGGATCAACGGCAGCCCCGGCTACCCCACTCCCGAGACGGAGATCAGGGCCCAGGCCGCCGAACTGTACGACCGCGCCTACTACCCGGCCGGGATCGCCCGCCATTTCGATGCCATTCTCGGCAGCGGCAGCCTGCGCCATCACGACAAGCGGATCAAGGTGCCCACCGTGGTGATCCATGGACGCTCCGACCGGTTGATGCGCCCGTTCGGGGGCCGGGCGGTGGCCCGCGCGATCGTGGGCGCCCGACTGGTGCTGATCGACGGGATGGGCCACGAGCTACCAGAGCCGGTGTGGGATGAGGTCGTCGGCGAGCTCAAGACAAACTTTGCCTGCACCGGATAG
- a CDS encoding AarF/ABC1/UbiB kinase family protein: MSTTPPKTKHREVARLSRVPLPVEAARIGATGWQITRTGARVAASMFGSGSLQQKIIRQVPQTFSDLGPTYVKFGQIIASSPGAFGEPLSREFRSLLDRVPPADAEAIHQLFKEELGDEPTKLFKSFDEKPFASASIAQVHYATLHSGEEVVVKIQRPGIRRRVAADLQILKRGAQLVELAKLGRRLSAQDVVADFAENLAEELDFRLEAQSMDAWVSHMHASPLGENIRVPQVYWDLTSQRVLTMERITGVRIDDVAAIRKKGFDGTALVKALLFSVFEGGLKHGLFHGDLHAGNLYVDDNSKIVFFDFGIMGRIDPRTRWLLRELVYALLVKKDHAAAGKIVVLMGAVGTVKPEAQAAKDLEKFATPLTMKSLGDMSYAEIGKQLSTLADAYDVKLPRELVLIGKQFLYVERYMKLLAPKWQMMNDPQLTGYFANFMVDISREHKESDSDGDEA, encoded by the coding sequence ATGAGCACTACGCCGCCGAAAACCAAGCACCGCGAGGTCGCCAGGTTGAGCCGGGTGCCGCTGCCCGTGGAAGCCGCCCGTATCGGGGCCACCGGATGGCAGATCACCCGGACCGGAGCCCGCGTCGCCGCCAGCATGTTCGGCAGCGGTTCCCTGCAGCAGAAGATCATCCGGCAGGTCCCGCAGACCTTCTCCGATCTGGGACCCACCTACGTCAAGTTCGGCCAGATCATCGCGTCGAGCCCAGGCGCCTTCGGTGAGCCGCTGAGCCGCGAGTTCCGCAGCCTGCTCGACCGGGTGCCGCCGGCAGATGCCGAAGCCATCCACCAGCTGTTCAAAGAGGAGCTCGGCGACGAGCCCACGAAACTGTTCAAGAGTTTCGACGAGAAGCCCTTCGCCTCGGCCTCGATCGCCCAGGTGCACTACGCCACACTGCACAGCGGCGAGGAGGTGGTGGTCAAGATCCAGCGCCCGGGGATCCGCCGCCGCGTCGCCGCCGACCTGCAGATCCTCAAGCGCGGAGCGCAGCTGGTGGAGCTGGCCAAACTGGGCCGCCGGCTGTCGGCCCAGGACGTAGTCGCCGACTTCGCCGAGAACCTGGCCGAAGAGCTCGACTTCCGGCTGGAAGCCCAGTCGATGGACGCCTGGGTGTCGCACATGCACGCCTCCCCGCTCGGCGAGAACATCCGGGTGCCCCAGGTCTACTGGGACCTGACCAGCCAGCGGGTGCTCACGATGGAACGAATCACCGGGGTACGCATCGACGACGTGGCGGCCATCCGCAAGAAGGGCTTCGACGGCACCGCGCTGGTCAAGGCCCTGCTGTTCAGCGTGTTCGAGGGCGGCCTCAAACACGGCCTGTTCCATGGCGACCTGCACGCGGGCAACCTCTACGTCGATGACAACAGCAAGATCGTGTTCTTCGACTTCGGCATCATGGGCCGCATCGACCCGCGCACCCGTTGGCTCCTGCGCGAGCTCGTGTACGCCCTGCTGGTCAAGAAGGACCACGCGGCCGCGGGCAAGATCGTCGTGCTGATGGGCGCGGTCGGCACCGTGAAGCCCGAGGCGCAGGCAGCCAAGGACCTGGAAAAGTTCGCTACCCCCCTCACCATGAAGTCGCTCGGCGATATGTCCTACGCCGAAATCGGCAAGCAGCTCTCGACGCTGGCCGATGCCTACGACGTCAAGCTGCCCCGCGAGCTGGTGTTGATCGGCAAGCAGTTCCTCTACGTCGAGCGGTACATGAAGCTGCTGGCCCCGAAGTGGCAGATGATGAACGATCCCCAGCTCACCGGGTACTTCGCCAACTTCATGGTGGACATCAGCCGCGAGCACAAAGAGAGTGATTCCGACGGGGACGAGGCCTGA
- a CDS encoding oxygenase MpaB family protein, which yields MDMPHQMLEQMLQRKFDTDIRQHYFRGMEFAGPTGDPGWFGPGSAVWHVHSHTEALIFGLQCAAYIERLDPSIYWMGMHHSRLVKREEDGTAIPVIDPQGAAVRLGHSIAFFIGTAYGNTETAERVAKTVRAMHHTIKGTRPDGAVYDADDPDWLRWNYATVVWGLATAHEIYHPNPLRGKKLDRYYGEFIRVGHALGGTDLPETKAETLECLHSYLPKLALTHGAAMATGPNLPMPQSAVDWAIRDTMPKWAKQLIGHTDPNPIERAARRAMVWSIINGLHTAAGDTREFRAAQKRVAAGTTVSHTEPTYVPGTDPALSREEVEESFASV from the coding sequence GTGGACATGCCACACCAAATGCTCGAGCAGATGCTGCAACGGAAGTTCGACACGGACATTCGTCAGCACTACTTCCGTGGCATGGAATTCGCCGGGCCGACCGGCGATCCGGGGTGGTTCGGCCCGGGCAGCGCCGTCTGGCACGTGCACTCCCACACCGAGGCACTCATCTTCGGCCTGCAGTGCGCGGCCTACATCGAGCGCCTCGATCCTTCGATCTACTGGATGGGCATGCACCATTCACGTCTGGTCAAGCGCGAGGAAGACGGCACCGCCATCCCCGTCATCGATCCCCAGGGCGCCGCGGTGCGCCTGGGACATTCGATCGCGTTCTTCATCGGCACCGCCTACGGCAACACCGAAACCGCCGAACGGGTGGCCAAGACCGTCCGCGCCATGCACCACACCATCAAGGGGACCCGCCCCGACGGTGCGGTCTATGACGCCGACGATCCCGACTGGCTGCGCTGGAACTACGCGACCGTGGTGTGGGGGCTGGCCACCGCCCACGAGATCTACCATCCGAACCCGTTGCGCGGTAAGAAACTTGACCGTTACTACGGCGAGTTCATCCGGGTCGGGCACGCCCTGGGCGGCACCGACCTGCCCGAAACCAAGGCCGAGACACTGGAGTGCCTGCACTCCTACCTGCCCAAGCTTGCGCTCACCCACGGTGCAGCCATGGCCACCGGCCCCAACCTGCCCATGCCGCAGAGCGCGGTGGACTGGGCGATCCGCGACACCATGCCGAAGTGGGCCAAGCAGCTGATCGGGCACACTGATCCCAATCCGATCGAGCGGGCGGCCCGGCGTGCGATGGTGTGGTCGATCATCAACGGGCTGCACACCGCGGCCGGCGACACACGCGAGTTCCGGGCAGCACAAAAACGCGTCGCCGCCGGAACCACCGTGTCGCACACCGAGCCCACTTACGTGCCCGGAACCGACCCGGCGCTGAGCCGCGAAGAGGTCGAAGAAAGTTTCGCGTCGGTGTGA
- a CDS encoding TetR/AcrR family transcriptional regulator, whose protein sequence is MSSPTRWAGVPLTDRRAERRALLVDAAFRLFGDGGEAAVSVRSVCRECGLNTRYFYESFADTDNLLGAVYDEVSAALAVDVDAATAGAADSLRARTRAGIAAVLGFSSADPRRGRVLFTDARANPVLAARRTATQDLLRAAVLSEGGRLHPGSDPVAAQVGAAMYTGAMAELAQQWLSGNLGDDLEVVVDCALRLVLGAAS, encoded by the coding sequence ATGTCGAGCCCGACCCGATGGGCCGGCGTGCCGCTGACGGACCGCCGGGCCGAACGCCGCGCCCTGCTGGTGGACGCGGCGTTCCGGTTGTTCGGGGACGGCGGTGAGGCAGCGGTCTCAGTGCGCTCGGTCTGCCGCGAATGTGGCCTGAACACCCGCTACTTCTACGAGAGCTTCGCCGACACCGACAACCTGCTCGGGGCCGTGTACGACGAGGTCAGCGCGGCCCTGGCCGTCGACGTCGACGCCGCGACGGCCGGGGCCGCAGACTCCCTGCGGGCCAGGACCCGCGCCGGAATCGCCGCGGTGCTGGGCTTCAGCTCGGCCGACCCGCGGCGGGGACGGGTGCTTTTCACCGACGCCAGGGCGAACCCGGTATTGGCCGCCCGACGCACGGCGACCCAGGACCTGTTGCGCGCCGCCGTGCTGTCCGAGGGCGGCCGGCTGCATCCGGGGTCGGACCCGGTGGCTGCCCAGGTCGGTGCGGCCATGTACACCGGAGCGATGGCCGAACTCGCCCAGCAGTGGCTGAGCGGCAACCTGGGCGACGACCTCGAGGTGGTGGTGGACTGTGCCCTCCGGTTGGTCCTCGGTGCCGCCAGTTAG
- a CDS encoding DinB family protein: MPGMPPPAADERQNLIGFLAFQQNAFLAVAHGLSDEQARSTPSVSALSVGGLIKHITSVQKSWTARAEYGPEFPPADPRPFEEQAAEYADMYVMREDETLAGLLEALKAQNTETLRVFSERDLDTAVPVPHDVPWFPQDVDNWSVRWTAMHLIEELSRHAGHADIIRESIDRATMYELLAAEEQWPETEWIKRWRPAGV, encoded by the coding sequence ATGCCAGGAATGCCGCCTCCCGCCGCCGACGAGCGCCAGAACCTCATCGGGTTCCTCGCCTTTCAGCAAAACGCCTTCCTCGCGGTGGCGCACGGCCTGTCCGATGAGCAGGCCCGGTCCACCCCGTCAGTGAGCGCGTTGTCGGTCGGCGGTCTGATCAAGCACATCACCTCCGTGCAGAAAAGCTGGACCGCCCGAGCCGAGTACGGACCGGAGTTTCCACCGGCAGATCCTCGCCCGTTCGAGGAACAGGCGGCCGAGTACGCCGATATGTACGTGATGCGGGAGGACGAGACCCTGGCCGGTCTACTCGAGGCACTCAAGGCCCAGAACACCGAGACGTTGCGGGTGTTCTCCGAGCGGGACCTCGACACCGCCGTGCCCGTACCCCACGATGTGCCGTGGTTCCCGCAGGACGTCGACAACTGGTCGGTGCGGTGGACGGCCATGCATCTGATCGAGGAACTCAGCCGCCACGCGGGCCATGCCGACATCATTCGCGAATCGATCGACCGCGCAACGATGTACGAGTTGCTCGCGGCCGAGGAGCAGTGGCCCGAGACCGAGTGGATCAAGCGCTGGCGGCCCGCCGGGGTCTAA
- a CDS encoding DinB family protein, translated as MWTNLLADQLDFHWTNQLRPRLDGLTDDEYNWQPVPACWSVHPDGAIDFSYPPPQPEPFTTIAWRLAHVIVGVFAMRNHSHYGGPPADYQSWPYATDAATALSQLDDAYRIWIDGVRSLSEDDLKRPCGPAEGPYGNEPMAVLVLHIHREAIHHGAEIACIRDLYAHSSHKKEN; from the coding sequence ATGTGGACAAACCTTCTGGCCGATCAACTGGACTTCCACTGGACCAATCAACTGAGGCCGCGATTGGACGGCCTCACTGACGACGAATACAACTGGCAACCCGTCCCCGCCTGCTGGAGTGTTCACCCCGACGGCGCCATCGACTTCAGTTATCCACCGCCACAACCGGAACCGTTCACCACGATCGCCTGGCGGCTGGCACACGTCATCGTCGGCGTGTTCGCGATGCGCAACCACTCGCACTACGGCGGCCCGCCGGCGGACTACCAGTCGTGGCCGTACGCCACCGATGCGGCCACCGCGCTGAGCCAGCTCGACGACGCATACCGAATTTGGATCGACGGCGTCAGGTCACTGAGTGAGGATGATCTGAAGCGCCCGTGCGGGCCGGCCGAGGGGCCGTACGGTAATGAGCCGATGGCCGTGCTGGTCCTGCACATCCATCGGGAAGCGATCCACCACGGCGCCGAAATCGCCTGTATCCGAGATCTTTACGCCCACTCATCCCACAAGAAGGAGAACTGA
- a CDS encoding YafY family protein encodes MAVSSETTGRVLQLLGLLQSRRAWTGEELAERLGVTTRSVRRDIERLRELGYPVHASKGQGGGYQLGAGAALPPLLLDPDEAVAMAVCLRLAAGGSVAGVGESALRALSKLDQVMPTRLRSQVSAVHDATITLAPNSSDSPVEPEVLMTLARACRDREQVNTDYTDIRGNHTQRRLEPYQLVTTGRRWYLMAYDRDREDWRSLRLDRMSAVAARGTTFAPREAPDAADYVRRSISSSPYRYVARVRYHAPQEIVAQKFPPASATVEADGPDACIVTTGADDPERMVLYFATVGHDFEVLEPPEVAGAVRTVSARLRRAIPDKQT; translated from the coding sequence ATGGCCGTAAGTAGCGAAACCACCGGCCGCGTGTTGCAACTCCTCGGGCTGTTGCAGTCGCGCCGGGCCTGGACGGGTGAAGAGTTGGCCGAACGGCTCGGTGTCACCACCCGCAGCGTCCGTCGTGACATCGAGAGGTTGCGCGAACTCGGGTATCCCGTCCACGCCAGCAAGGGGCAGGGCGGGGGCTACCAACTCGGCGCGGGCGCGGCACTGCCCCCGCTGCTGCTCGACCCCGACGAAGCCGTCGCGATGGCCGTCTGCCTGCGGCTGGCCGCCGGCGGAAGCGTCGCCGGCGTCGGCGAATCCGCCTTACGGGCGCTGTCGAAACTCGACCAGGTCATGCCCACCCGGTTGCGTTCCCAGGTCTCGGCGGTGCACGACGCCACCATCACCCTGGCCCCGAACTCCTCGGACTCGCCGGTGGAACCCGAGGTGCTGATGACCCTGGCCCGCGCCTGCCGCGACCGTGAGCAGGTGAACACCGACTACACCGACATCAGAGGCAACCACACCCAGCGGCGGCTGGAGCCCTATCAGCTGGTGACCACCGGCCGGCGCTGGTACCTGATGGCCTACGACCGCGACCGCGAGGACTGGCGCAGTCTGCGCTTGGACCGGATGTCCGCGGTGGCGGCCCGCGGCACCACCTTCGCGCCGCGCGAGGCGCCGGACGCGGCCGACTACGTGCGTCGCTCGATCAGCTCCTCGCCCTACCGCTACGTCGCCCGGGTGCGCTATCACGCCCCGCAAGAGATTGTGGCGCAGAAGTTTCCACCAGCGTCGGCCACCGTCGAGGCGGACGGGCCCGACGCCTGCATCGTCACCACCGGCGCCGACGACCCCGAGCGCATGGTGCTCTACTTCGCCACCGTGGGTCACGACTTCGAGGTGCTCGAGCCGCCCGAGGTGGCTGGTGCCGTGCGCACGGTTTCGGCCCGTTTGCGGCGCGCCATCCCAGACAAGCAGACGTGA
- a CDS encoding nucleotidyltransferase: MLDRNDDLRDALKRAAAALKAHGPHFALGGSYALWVYGAPEPVHDVDFVVAEADAEAAEVTLRKAGFQIVHVPEDWLFKAYPDDEVLVDVLYQLNGVSVDAATLASAEVFDVLAIRMPVLPPTLVVSEKLRSLNEHHCDFAALLPATRAVREQVDWDVVRAATVDNDFAAAFLMLLDRLGIT, translated from the coding sequence ATGCTCGACCGCAACGACGACCTGCGTGACGCGCTGAAGCGTGCCGCGGCGGCGCTCAAGGCGCATGGCCCGCACTTCGCGCTCGGCGGCAGCTATGCGCTGTGGGTGTACGGCGCGCCCGAACCGGTGCACGACGTCGATTTCGTGGTGGCCGAGGCCGACGCCGAGGCGGCCGAGGTGACGTTGCGCAAGGCCGGGTTTCAGATCGTGCATGTGCCCGAGGACTGGTTGTTCAAGGCCTATCCCGACGACGAGGTGCTGGTCGACGTGCTCTACCAACTCAACGGCGTATCGGTGGACGCGGCCACGCTGGCCTCCGCCGAGGTGTTCGACGTGCTCGCGATCCGGATGCCGGTGTTGCCGCCGACACTGGTGGTGTCGGAGAAGCTGCGGTCGCTCAACGAACACCATTGCGACTTCGCGGCGTTGCTGCCGGCCACCCGTGCAGTACGCGAGCAGGTCGACTGGGACGTGGTGCGCGCCGCGACCGTCGACAACGACTTCGCTGCCGCGTTCCTGATGCTGCTCGACCGCCTCGGGATCACCTGA
- a CDS encoding endonuclease/exonuclease/phosphatase family protein, giving the protein MRLATFNILHGRSVHDGDVDLGRLAAAVAELDADILALQEVDLDQPRSGKADLTAVAARAMNAVHHRFVAAISGTPGATWMAATGREQPGTAAYGIALLTRYPVENWQVLRLPRIPVRFPMYVSGIRRVRIVHEEPRAAMVARIDTPLGALTVANTHLSFVPGWNRVQLRHLVRDLSGFPAPRLLMGDLNSGAPAHWRQLGATPTFPADTPTTQLDHILTDDSTLFATACVAPHLPISDHRALVVDISAG; this is encoded by the coding sequence ATGCGGCTGGCCACTTTCAACATCCTGCACGGACGCAGTGTCCACGACGGCGACGTGGACCTGGGCAGACTGGCCGCCGCGGTGGCCGAACTCGACGCCGACATCCTGGCGCTGCAGGAGGTCGACCTGGATCAGCCGCGCTCGGGCAAGGCTGATCTGACCGCCGTGGCCGCCCGGGCGATGAACGCGGTGCACCACCGGTTCGTCGCCGCGATCTCCGGAACCCCCGGCGCCACCTGGATGGCTGCGACCGGCCGCGAACAACCCGGCACCGCCGCCTACGGCATCGCCCTGCTCACCCGGTACCCGGTCGAGAACTGGCAGGTGTTGCGGCTTCCCCGGATCCCGGTCCGGTTCCCGATGTACGTCTCGGGGATCCGCCGGGTTCGGATCGTCCACGAAGAACCCCGGGCCGCGATGGTCGCCCGCATCGACACCCCACTCGGCGCGCTCACCGTGGCCAACACCCACCTGTCGTTCGTGCCGGGGTGGAACCGGGTGCAACTGCGGCATCTGGTGCGGGACCTGAGCGGTTTCCCGGCGCCGAGGCTCCTGATGGGAGATCTGAACTCGGGCGCGCCGGCGCACTGGCGTCAACTCGGGGCCACGCCCACGTTTCCCGCCGATACGCCCACGACGCAACTCGACCACATCCTCACCGACGACTCGACACTGTTCGCCACTGCCTGCGTGGCGCCGCACCTACCGATTTCGGATCATCGGGCGTTGGTCGTCGACATTTCGGCGGGTTGA